TACACGTGCACAGTTTGTATTCTTCTATTCAGTCAATACTCATCAGAAAGAGAGTGATGGTGTATGGTAACGCTTGGCCAAGGAAGACACTGAGTTTGGATAACATGCAGACTTGGGTCTACGGCTGCTCGCTTGTAGGACGTAGACAGTTTTAATTTCTCGAGGTCCACGGTGACCAAACTCAAGGGTCTTGGTggtttttaatttgatattgTGGATGCCAGGAGTAAGGACAGCCCTTTCATAATAATTATAGTTGTGCTTGTGCACCACACTCCTATGAGAACTTCCTTTTCCTCCAGGAGAGTTTGGCTGTGCTGTTTTGAGAGGAGGGATATTGACACTATTGGTGCACCAAGGATCCTTGCCACGGAGGTCTTTCTCCTCAGGATCAGTAGAGATGTTGTCAGAGGACCCCAACCACACAACAGAAGTGGCTGCTGGGAGATTCTGTCTAATGGGCATCTGTTTCCTCTTTAGGGTAGGAGTCACAGAGGAGATCTGGGTTCTGGGTTGAAGCACGGCAGATAAAGGGCGAGCGCTGGCATTCCTTTtaatttctttcttgttttcttctcttctgTCTGTGCTTGGTTTAAGAACAGGGCTGACTTCCAACGCTTCAAATGGTCCGATATTCACGTTCTGTGGTCTATAGAAGGAAAAGTCACAGATCAGAGAAAATTaagattcagattttttttaaactaacttTACAACTATGTGACTGATGTTAGAAAATATCAATAAATATGACTGCAGTTGCATGACCTTGAACCTTCGGCATTATGACAAATTGTTTACATGCAGAGATACTTGAAGCTTCCACATAAACTGTCTATTGCCTTATATGGCCCGATAAAATAACTTGATTGCAGATTACACACAGTTCAGACAGTGAGCTACAGTAACCTTCCTCTCTCctgcatacacacaaacacacaaacacacacacacacacacacacatctaggtttgtacattattaaagcaAGTTATGGAAGTCATTAAAAGCTTTGTGgaagaaaaagtatttgtaTCTTAATGCTCTGAGCTACACTGAATGAAAAGCTGGCAACCACACGGAAACGTGGCttacataaaatgtttagagcAAAACTATATTTACTAGAAGAGAAAATGGAACCAGAGCTGTTACTTAGAACTTGATGTGTGGCAATAATTCTCCAAAGATCTCAGACAGCTATGCACATGGCTAATTATTTAGGTCAGGAACAGAAATGCAACTCCcttccaaacaaacaaaacataaaatatattaacaactCTTAAAAATTGTAAGAAATAATTAATGAGAAGAAAATGATGAGGGAGAACCTTATTAATTTTATCACAAAAGGAGCTATATGTACTAACATTCGTAGGCTGTCATTTACAAGAAATACAATTTATTCTTGTGGGCTTAAAGATTTGATTAGCTGTTATAAACAAAAGAGAAAAGGTTTCCTTGTTTCATATGATTTCCATCATTCATAAGAAAGAAACAAGTCACTTTCTTTTAGTTATATTAAGCAGAACATTAGCATTAGCAATTAACCTAAAAAGCCATGTGAACCTGTGAGATATCCTATCAGGCAggcccagtggcctaatggataaggcatcAGCCTCCGGAGCTGGGGATTGTGGGTTCAAGTCCCACCTGGGTCATTCTCTAGTTTTTAACACTTTAATTGTAACATCCTAAATGATACAGGTCAGTTAATTCCTTGGATTGATGACAGCCACAACTCTGCATGGCTAGGGGTGCAATAATGTCCCCTGAGGTATAATCAGCAATTCAGTGAATTTACAGTGCCCAAGCATAACATCTCTAATATGTACAGttgcttttaaaatacttatAATTTTCTGATCCCAAGCCATCAGTAAAGGAAGATTATGACTAAGCTAATAAGAAAGTACATAGGTGTACTGTGCAAAGGAACATGTCTAATGGAATCAGaaattattttcacaaatatTGGCTGTGGAAAAATAGTCCTGTGGAGGACCAGGTAGTGTaccacgtggggacttgattcaagtctt
This DNA window, taken from Amia ocellicauda isolate fAmiCal2 chromosome 9, fAmiCal2.hap1, whole genome shotgun sequence, encodes the following:
- the LOC136758487 gene encoding uncharacterized protein LOC136758487 translates to MTTFLKCCLLAQGFQCRLQERSHSRRSLQTRGLFHRAGQVRSGCWGADTPRGEPIQLLTHSLSESQENVRGDACQPLDIHVTDSTAPKEEDDDDTRSGTLHFYLPSPQCEEQEEEEEKRDTRPQNVNIGPFEALEVSPVLKPSTDRREENKKEIKRNASARPLSAVLQPRTQISSVTPTLKRKQMPIRQNLPAATSVVWLGSSDNISTDPEEKDLRGKDPWCTNSVNIPPLKTAQPNSPGGKGSSHRSVVHKHNYNYYERAVLTPGIHNIKLKTTKTLEFGHRGPREIKTVYVLQASSRRPKSACYPNSVSSLAKRYHTPSLSF